The Mycolicibacterium aurum genome segment ACCCGGCGCCGCATTCCGCCGACGCCGACGATCAAGTCGTCACCGACCCTACCCAACGACAGCGCCGACGAGTCGACCTGCGGGAGCTCCAACCGCAGTCGGTACACCGCGTCCAGTCCGCTACCGGACTCCCGGTCCACGATCGGCCGCAGTGGTCCGGGCGGCGCTTCCCCGTCTCGTCGGCGCGCACTCTCCAGCAGTTCGCCCAGGGCCTTGGGTCCGATCGGTTCGCCGGCCAGGTGCGGTACCAGGACCAGTTGGACGTCTCCGATGACCCGGTCCAGGTCGGCGAGGACCGTCTGCTGCTCGGAGATCCGTTCCGAATACCAGTCGAACGCGGGGTGAGCGGGCAGGTTGCGATACTCGAACGAATCATCTTGCACCAGAATCTGGTTCACGATGAGTTCGGCGACCTGCACTCCCATCAGGGACAACGACCCCAGCGTGCGGACAGCCTCGGCGGCGACCACCCGCTCGGCCGTCATGACCAGGTGCGCGGCGACTCGCGCACCGTCGGTGAGCAGGGTGCCCAGCTGATCGGTGCCTGCGCCGATCCGTTCGAAGAGGTCGACGAGCACCGCCGTCCGGGGGTCGTCGGCGCTGGACAACCTGCGGTGCCGCGGCCATGCGCGTTCCAGGTAAAGGGCAAACGTCGCCGGCAGCGTGAGCATCCGCATCGCGTCGGCGGTGGACGCGCAGTCGACGATCACCAGGTCCCACCGGCCGCTGTCGGCGAGTTCACCGACCTCGTGCAGGCCCAATACCTCCTGCACGCCGGGGAGCGCCGAAAGCTCTTCCGGCGCAATATCTCCGATGTCCGAGTCGGGAAACCGCCCGGCCAGGGGACCGGCGGTCTCGCGCCACCGTTGCGCCAGCAGGGCCAGGGTGTCGAGCGCGAGCGCATCGAGGGTTCCGCCGCCGATCCCGGCGGTGTCGAGGTCGGCGAGCACACGGGTGGGGTCGCGACGACCCGTCGGGGTCAGGCCCACGCCCAGCACATCACCGATGGAATGCGCCTGGTCGGTGGACACCAGCAGTACCCGCATGCCGGACTGCGCCGCCCGCACCGCAGTGGCGGTAGCCAGCGTCGACTTCCCCACGCCGCCCTTGCCGACGAACAGGCCGATCCGGGCGTGGCCGGTGGCGTGCGCCGCGCCGGCG includes the following:
- a CDS encoding ArsA family ATPase, producing MSDAGAAHATGHARIGLFVGKGGVGKSTLATATAVRAAQSGMRVLLVSTDQAHSIGDVLGVGLTPTGRRDPTRVLADLDTAGIGGGTLDALALDTLALLAQRWRETAGPLAGRFPDSDIGDIAPEELSALPGVQEVLGLHEVGELADSGRWDLVIVDCASTADAMRMLTLPATFALYLERAWPRHRRLSSADDPRTAVLVDLFERIGAGTDQLGTLLTDGARVAAHLVMTAERVVAAEAVRTLGSLSLMGVQVAELIVNQILVQDDSFEYRNLPAHPAFDWYSERISEQQTVLADLDRVIGDVQLVLVPHLAGEPIGPKALGELLESARRRDGEAPPGPLRPIVDRESGSGLDAVYRLRLELPQVDSSALSLGRVGDDLIVGVGGMRRRVRLASVLRRCIVIGAHLRGSELTVRFRPNPEVWPA